From the genome of Pseudomonas yamanorum, one region includes:
- a CDS encoding IS4 family transposase — MSVQQDLLDLGDLFNFCDLSTFTQNIPIEWVASALDLSSQATIRRRRLPADQVLWLVLGMALFRDEPVHEVARRLNICAQGLASDHLLARSGVTEARKRLGADPVEWLFRKTGTQWGAERYDDDAWHDLQVFAVDGALLRTPDTPELRDHFGSGNTPSERQTPFPMLRLVALMNVRSHVILDAQLSPYRRSEMRLADEFLQQIPDHSVTLFDKGFWGAELLSSLSRSGTHRHWLIPAKKGLVCEEVARYSVHDRLVRMKVSPQARKRNPVLPSHWEVREVSYEIQGKVKTVMTSLPAETYNTKAVAKLYQERWEIELGFRDIKSSMQQNAMTLRSKKVELIYQEVWGLLLAYNVIRREASQAAVAFGRAPSDIRFKPACQYIAVQLIVMAAANPISATGRRLAELRAGIGGLFLDHRPRPSRPRTVKISKTRFPVDRKAAPLK; from the coding sequence ATGTCTGTTCAACAGGACCTGCTTGACCTCGGCGACCTTTTCAACTTCTGCGACCTGAGCACCTTTACCCAAAATATTCCCATTGAGTGGGTAGCGTCTGCGCTGGATCTTTCCAGTCAGGCCACCATTCGCCGGCGTCGCCTGCCCGCTGATCAAGTGCTTTGGTTGGTACTGGGGATGGCGCTATTTCGAGATGAGCCGGTTCACGAAGTGGCCAGACGTTTGAACATCTGCGCCCAAGGCCTGGCTTCTGACCACTTGTTGGCCCGCAGCGGTGTGACCGAGGCGCGAAAGCGGCTCGGTGCCGATCCTGTTGAGTGGCTGTTTCGCAAGACCGGTACTCAATGGGGGGCGGAGCGCTACGACGATGATGCCTGGCACGACCTGCAGGTATTCGCGGTGGACGGTGCACTTTTACGCACTCCGGATACGCCCGAGCTGCGAGATCACTTTGGATCGGGAAACACCCCGAGTGAGCGCCAGACACCGTTTCCCATGCTGCGCCTGGTGGCGCTGATGAATGTGCGTTCGCATGTGATCCTGGATGCTCAATTGAGCCCTTACCGACGCAGTGAAATGCGCTTGGCCGACGAGTTTTTGCAGCAGATTCCCGACCACTCAGTGACGCTGTTCGACAAAGGGTTCTGGGGCGCCGAGCTACTGTCGAGTTTGAGCCGTTCGGGCACCCACCGTCATTGGTTGATCCCGGCAAAAAAAGGACTGGTCTGTGAGGAAGTGGCCCGTTACAGCGTGCATGACCGTTTGGTGCGCATGAAAGTCTCACCGCAGGCCAGAAAGCGAAATCCGGTCCTTCCATCGCACTGGGAGGTACGTGAAGTCAGCTATGAAATACAAGGCAAAGTGAAGACCGTCATGACGTCCTTGCCGGCCGAGACCTACAACACCAAGGCCGTTGCCAAGCTTTATCAGGAACGCTGGGAGATCGAGCTGGGCTTCAGGGACATCAAGAGTTCGATGCAACAGAACGCTATGACCTTGCGCAGCAAAAAAGTCGAGCTGATTTATCAGGAGGTGTGGGGACTTTTGCTGGCTTACAACGTAATTCGTCGGGAAGCCAGTCAGGCAGCGGTGGCGTTTGGCCGAGCGCCCTCGGACATCCGTTTCAAACCGGCTTGTCAGTACATCGCGGTGCAATTGATTGTGATGGCTGCGGCCAACCCGATTTCAGCGACAGGGAGACGATTGGCAGAGTTAAGGGCAGGTATCGGAGGATTGTTTCTGGATCACCGTCCAAGGCCTTCGAGGCCAAGGACGGTGAAGATCTCAAAAACCCGATTTCCAGTAGACCGTAAGGCTGCTCCGCTTAAGTGA
- a CDS encoding NADPH-dependent FMN reductase has protein sequence MSKVYTIAVLVGSLRKESINRKVALALAELAPANLKLNIVEIGDLPLYSEDLEGASPPAAYSTFRQHVRSSDAVLFVTPEYNRSVPGVLKNAIDVGSRPYGQSVWGGKPGAVISVSPGAIGGFGANHHLRQSLVFLDVPCMQQPEAYLGGAGSVFDESGKLSEKTKPFLQAFIDAYGKWVEKQHG, from the coding sequence ATGAGCAAGGTCTACACGATTGCCGTACTGGTCGGCAGCTTGAGAAAAGAGTCGATCAACCGCAAGGTCGCCCTGGCATTGGCTGAGTTGGCGCCCGCCAACCTCAAATTGAACATTGTCGAAATTGGCGATTTGCCGCTCTACAGCGAGGACCTTGAAGGCGCTTCACCGCCGGCAGCCTACAGTACTTTCCGTCAACACGTGCGTTCATCCGACGCGGTGCTGTTTGTGACCCCCGAATACAACCGCTCGGTGCCGGGTGTATTGAAGAACGCAATTGACGTCGGTTCGCGGCCTTATGGCCAAAGTGTCTGGGGTGGCAAGCCAGGTGCGGTGATCAGTGTGTCCCCGGGCGCCATCGGTGGTTTTGGGGCCAATCACCATTTGCGCCAATCCCTGGTGTTCCTTGACGTGCCGTGCATGCAACAGCCGGAAGCCTACCTGGGCGGGGCGGGCAGTGTGTTCGACGAGTCGGGCAAGCTGTCGGAAAAGACCAAGCCGTTCTTGCAGGCGTTTATTGATGCCTACGGGAAGTGGGTGGAAAAACAACACGGTTGA
- the gspG gene encoding type II secretion system major pseudopilin GspG — MLGKTHTRGFSLWDLLVAVLVVGVLVIAVGPRIFGDVTQTEIATAKVQLKVLGKAVEQFHQDVGRYPTDDEGLAVLTVQPAGEGKWRGPYLKDEDMLTDPWGVAYQYHYPPSQAKTNFDLFSFGKDRTLGGVGDNVDIAYGE, encoded by the coding sequence ATGCTCGGTAAAACACACACGCGCGGATTTTCGTTGTGGGATCTGCTGGTGGCCGTGCTGGTTGTCGGTGTGCTGGTGATTGCAGTTGGGCCGCGGATCTTTGGCGACGTGACTCAAACCGAAATCGCCACGGCCAAGGTACAGCTGAAAGTGCTGGGCAAGGCGGTCGAGCAATTTCATCAGGATGTAGGGCGTTATCCTACCGACGACGAGGGTCTGGCGGTGTTGACGGTTCAGCCAGCGGGGGAAGGGAAGTGGCGGGGGCCCTATCTAAAGGATGAGGACATGCTGACAGACCCCTGGGGCGTGGCCTATCAGTACCACTATCCTCCCAGCCAGGCCAAAACCAACTTTGATCTGTTCTCGTTCGGCAAGGACCGGACACTGGGAGGCGTCGGCGATAATGTTGATATCGCCTATGGGGAATAA